The following proteins are encoded in a genomic region of Chroogloeocystis siderophila 5.2 s.c.1:
- the rplT gene encoding 50S ribosomal protein L20, whose product MTRVKRGNVARKRRKKILKLAKGFRGSHSTLFRTANQQVMKALRSAYRDRKKRKRDFRRLWITRINAAARQHDMSYSQLIGNLKKANVQLNRKMLAQMAILDPASFAKVAEMAQSQG is encoded by the coding sequence ATGACACGCGTCAAACGTGGTAATGTCGCGCGCAAGCGCCGTAAGAAAATTCTCAAACTAGCGAAAGGTTTTCGCGGTTCGCACTCTACTCTATTTCGCACCGCAAATCAGCAAGTGATGAAGGCACTGCGAAGCGCCTATCGCGATCGCAAAAAACGCAAGCGCGATTTCCGTCGGTTGTGGATTACCCGCATCAATGCTGCGGCTAGACAGCACGATATGAGCTATAGCCAACTGATTGGAAACCTGAAGAAAGCCAATGTTCAACTCAATCGTAAAATGTTGGCACAAATGGCAATACTCGATCCAGCCAGTTTCGCCAAAGTCGCAGAGATGGCACAATCGCAAGGATAA